A genomic region of Pelodiscus sinensis isolate JC-2024 chromosome 1, ASM4963464v1, whole genome shotgun sequence contains the following coding sequences:
- the HS6ST3 gene encoding heparan-sulfate 6-O-sulfotransferase 3: protein MLRDPVSRYLSEWKHVQRGATWKTSLHMCDGRSPTPDELPTCYLGDDWSGVSLQEFMNCGYNLANNRQVRMLADLSLVGCYNLTFMNESERNMILLQSAKNNLKNMAFFGLTEFQRKTQYLFERTFNLKFISPFTQFNITRASNVDINEGARKRIEALNFLDMQLYEYAKDLFLQRFQYSKQEEHQKNRQKRREERRLLREQRAHQWQKEEAAAEIAVTEDYNSQVERW from the coding sequence ATGCTGAGGGATCCGGTGTCACGGTACCTGAGTGAATGGAAACATGTCCAAAGAGGTGCAACGTGGAAAACTTCCCTCCATATGTGTGATGGAAGAAGTCCAACGCCAGATGAGCTGCCTACCTGTTACCTAGGGGATGACTGGTCTGGAGTCAGTTTGCAGGAGTTCATGAATTGTGGTTACAACCTAGCTAACAACCGCCAGGTTCGCATGCTGGCAGACCTAAGCCTGGTTGGATGTTACAACTTGACTTTTATGAATGAAAGCGAGAGAAATATGATCCTTCTCCAGAGCGCCAAGAACAACCTGAAGAACATGGCCTTTTTTGGACTCACAGAGTTCCAGAGGAAAACACAATATCTCTTTGAGAGGACATTCAACCTCAAGTTCATTTCCCCATTCACCCAGTTCAATATTACCCGGGCCTCTAATGTGGATATTAATGAAGGGGCCCGGAAACGCATAGAGGCATTGAACTTCCTGGACATGCAGCTTTATGAATATGCTAAAGACCTCTTTCTGCAACGCTTTCAGTACTCCAAGCAAGAGGAGCACCAGAAGAACCGGCAAAAACGGCGGGAGGAGCGGAGGCTCCTCCGTGAGCAAAGGGCTCACCAGTGGCAgaaggaagaagcagcagcagaaatagcTGTTACTGAAGATTACAACAGTCAGGTGGAGCGATGGTGA